A window from Trinickia violacea encodes these proteins:
- a CDS encoding MFS transporter, protein MSFRRGWIALFLFSLSMINYMDRIALSIAAKPIASEFKLTAVGMGYLFSSFIWSYALFLLPMGVLIDRFGTKRMAGVGIFVWSAATALTGVASSFFGLMAARLVMGAGESTSNPVGAKVIRQWIPANERGMVTSMFNSGSYAGPAICSVMLGSLIALFGWRISFVVAGATGFVWLAAWLMFFDAPERVRWLKNDERDRIVRERDSKPASTADAVPESSGLLSLLRTPTLWGLAITQGCNVYTQYLFLTWLPSYLQTSRHLSITHTGLFSAVPYAAAVVLCILVGRLSDQYLKKSGVGTGRRRNAVALAMLTGAAILAVPFTSNLIGLLLVFSITLTGIASTTSLNFALLNDLLPNSRDVAKAMAFVVVGGNIFGMLAPIATGYVINATGSYDWAFGIAGILLLVGATVVLTMTRSPMSVNRSASTTRVAV, encoded by the coding sequence ATGTCGTTTCGCCGAGGCTGGATCGCCCTCTTTCTCTTTTCACTTTCGATGATCAACTATATGGACCGCATCGCCCTGTCGATCGCAGCCAAGCCGATTGCGAGCGAATTCAAGCTGACCGCGGTCGGCATGGGGTACCTGTTTTCTTCGTTCATCTGGAGTTACGCGCTCTTTCTGCTACCGATGGGCGTTCTCATCGACCGTTTCGGCACCAAACGCATGGCCGGCGTCGGCATCTTCGTCTGGTCCGCGGCAACGGCATTGACTGGTGTCGCTTCCAGTTTCTTTGGCCTTATGGCGGCACGTCTGGTGATGGGAGCAGGGGAATCGACGAGCAATCCAGTGGGTGCGAAGGTCATCCGCCAATGGATCCCCGCGAACGAACGGGGGATGGTCACCTCGATGTTCAACAGTGGCTCCTATGCGGGACCAGCTATCTGCTCCGTCATGCTCGGCTCGCTCATAGCACTGTTCGGTTGGCGTATATCGTTTGTCGTCGCAGGCGCAACCGGCTTTGTCTGGCTCGCCGCATGGCTGATGTTCTTCGATGCGCCTGAGAGGGTGCGCTGGTTGAAAAACGACGAACGCGACAGGATTGTGCGCGAGCGGGATTCGAAACCCGCCTCGACTGCTGACGCTGTGCCTGAGTCCTCGGGTCTGCTGTCGTTGCTGCGCACACCGACCCTCTGGGGACTCGCGATTACCCAGGGCTGTAACGTCTACACGCAGTATCTGTTTTTGACCTGGTTGCCGAGCTATCTGCAGACCAGTCGGCACCTGAGCATCACCCACACGGGACTATTCTCCGCTGTGCCGTATGCCGCAGCCGTCGTGCTTTGCATTCTGGTCGGCCGCCTGAGCGATCAATACCTCAAGAAGAGCGGCGTGGGCACGGGTCGCCGCCGTAATGCTGTCGCACTCGCCATGCTTACAGGCGCAGCTATCCTCGCCGTGCCATTTACGTCGAATCTGATTGGGCTCCTGCTGGTTTTTTCGATCACGCTGACCGGAATCGCGTCCACCACGTCATTAAACTTCGCCTTGCTGAACGATCTTCTTCCGAACTCGCGCGATGTGGCCAAGGCGATGGCCTTCGTTGTCGTCGGCGGCAACATCTTCGGCATGCTTGCTCCCATCGCAACGGGATATGTGATCAACGCGACGGGCAGCTATGACTGGGCATTCGGCATCGCTGGCATCCTTCTGCTCGTCGGCGCAACGGTCGTGCTCACCATGACGCGCTCGCCAATGTCGGTCAATCGCAGTGCTTCGACTACGCGGGTCGCGGTGTAA
- a CDS encoding GntR family transcriptional regulator, with the protein MAKSQIGLSDASPHRAVVNGRPLPAIHMRSSEDTTAAALTPLQTRVTREILALARREDLAIGDRLAESILAEKIGTSRTPVNVALHHLVTLGVVYHDANRGFFMAKPARDVTDVAAPFFEEPDDPLYLKIAEDRLAHRLPDVLSEADLMRQYEVSRSELRRVLSRMQEEGWLERQVGHGWQFMPIIDSVDAYEESYLFRAAIEPTGVMSPTFSANRVELEELRRRQRFIAESGYLSMNSVELFEANSEFHETIAKWSGNRFIAQSVRRMDRLRRLVEYRQARARKPRQEQALEHLAILDAIAQHDLLRAAALLRDHIEGARRAKVHAQEIFTPHA; encoded by the coding sequence ATGGCAAAATCGCAGATCGGTCTTTCAGATGCATCGCCTCACCGGGCGGTCGTGAACGGCCGTCCTTTGCCCGCGATCCACATGCGCTCCTCCGAAGACACCACGGCTGCGGCCCTGACCCCGCTACAAACCCGCGTGACGCGGGAGATACTTGCGCTGGCAAGGCGCGAAGATCTCGCCATCGGCGACCGCCTCGCTGAATCGATTCTTGCGGAGAAAATCGGCACGTCGCGCACACCGGTGAACGTGGCCCTGCACCATCTCGTGACGCTGGGGGTGGTCTACCACGACGCTAATCGCGGCTTCTTTATGGCCAAACCTGCCCGCGACGTGACGGATGTAGCGGCGCCGTTTTTTGAGGAACCCGACGATCCGCTGTACCTGAAGATCGCCGAGGACCGTCTCGCGCATCGGCTGCCCGATGTCCTATCCGAAGCCGATCTGATGCGGCAATACGAGGTCTCGCGCAGCGAACTGCGGCGCGTGCTCTCCCGCATGCAGGAAGAGGGCTGGCTCGAGCGCCAGGTGGGCCACGGCTGGCAGTTCATGCCGATCATCGATTCGGTCGACGCCTACGAGGAAAGCTATCTTTTCCGGGCGGCCATCGAGCCGACTGGTGTCATGTCGCCGACCTTCAGCGCGAATCGCGTCGAGCTGGAGGAATTGCGGCGCCGGCAGCGCTTTATCGCTGAAAGCGGCTATCTGTCGATGAACTCGGTCGAGTTGTTCGAGGCGAACAGCGAGTTTCACGAAACGATCGCCAAATGGTCCGGCAACCGTTTCATCGCCCAGTCGGTGCGGCGCATGGACCGCCTGCGGCGACTCGTCGAATACCGTCAGGCAAGAGCGCGCAAACCTCGTCAGGAGCAGGCATTGGAACACCTCGCCATTCTCGACGCGATTGCGCAGCACGACCTGCTGCGCGCAGCCGCCCTGTTGCGGGATCACATTGAAGGTGCGCGGCGCGCCAAGGTGCATGCGCAGGAGATCTTCACACCGCACGCCTGA
- the acnA gene encoding aconitate hydratase AcnA encodes MSRTLPNQTVGFVSVADAMPSLDAAQFARMPYCVRVFAENVVRRQPAADAAHYLQALAARCHDVDFPYYPARVVLQDLLGTPALVDLAGMRDAVAEAGRDATTINPVVPTHLVVDHSLNVEVAGNDPEAMSKNMAIEQRKNAERFEFLAWCKQAFSNLDVLMPGNGILHQVNIEHLSPVIQVKDGVAYPDTLVGTDSHTTMINALGVLGWGVGGIEAESVMLGRAVWLRLPTIVGVELKGFRQPGVTATDLVLAITEFLRRQKVVGTIIEFYGEGARAMTLSDRATISNMAPEFGATAALFAIDEKTLDFMRVTGRSDAQIALTESYAKAQGLWADDLAEAEYDRTLSFDLSGVGRALAGPSNPHDRVPLSALVGRRIARPVTQSATEKEESSEVRLDDGAIVIAAITSCTNTSNPRNMIAAGLVARKAVALGLQRKPWVKTSLAPGSKPVESYLREAGLMAPLEALGFGIIGFGCTSCNGMSGPLPKEIEADIVNRDVHAVAVLSGNRNFNGRIHPRVKEAFLASPPLVVTYAIAGTINLDIENGVVATDKDGNPVYLKDLWPTDEDIDALLKASVHGDQYLRIYTEMFRKAGHLEGAEAVPARFPWREDSNYIRRPPYWQASLTQPARFQQMRAIGVFGDNVTTDDLSPSGAILPESAAGEYLIAKGVNAAEFNSYGTRRGDHKVAIRATFANNRLHNEMAGGKEGSLTRMEPEGTTMRLFDAAERYMERGQELIVVAGKNYGAGSSRDWAAKGVRLIGVRAVVCENFERIHRSNLVGMGVLPLEFTEGVTRRTLALDGSETYSIEGIDGAIEPGGLLTLRIGRRNGETLSIPVRCRIDTLEEAQIFEAGGLLPRIAGEYIAAA; translated from the coding sequence ATGTCCCGCACCCTTCCCAATCAGACCGTGGGATTTGTCAGCGTCGCCGACGCGATGCCGTCTCTCGACGCGGCGCAGTTTGCCCGCATGCCGTATTGCGTGCGGGTGTTCGCGGAAAACGTCGTTCGCCGGCAGCCCGCGGCGGACGCCGCGCACTATTTGCAGGCGCTGGCGGCGCGTTGTCACGACGTCGACTTTCCGTACTATCCGGCGCGCGTCGTATTGCAGGATCTGCTCGGCACGCCTGCGCTGGTAGATCTTGCGGGTATGCGTGACGCCGTTGCGGAAGCGGGCCGCGACGCCACGACGATCAACCCCGTCGTGCCCACGCATCTTGTGGTCGACCACTCGCTGAATGTCGAAGTCGCCGGAAACGACCCAGAGGCGATGTCGAAGAACATGGCGATCGAGCAACGCAAGAACGCCGAACGCTTTGAATTCCTGGCGTGGTGCAAGCAGGCGTTTTCGAATCTCGACGTACTGATGCCCGGCAACGGCATCCTGCATCAGGTGAACATCGAACATCTGTCGCCCGTCATCCAGGTGAAAGACGGCGTGGCATACCCCGACACGCTCGTCGGCACGGATAGCCACACGACGATGATTAATGCGCTTGGCGTGCTGGGTTGGGGCGTGGGTGGCATCGAGGCGGAATCGGTGATGCTGGGGCGCGCCGTGTGGCTGCGCTTGCCGACGATCGTTGGCGTGGAGCTCAAAGGATTCCGCCAACCGGGTGTGACGGCAACCGACCTCGTGCTGGCGATCACCGAGTTTCTGCGCAGGCAGAAGGTGGTCGGCACCATCATCGAGTTCTACGGCGAGGGGGCGCGCGCGATGACGCTGAGCGACCGGGCGACGATTTCCAACATGGCGCCTGAATTCGGTGCCACCGCAGCGCTCTTTGCGATCGACGAAAAGACACTCGACTTTATGCGTGTGACGGGCCGGTCGGATGCGCAGATCGCGCTGACGGAAAGCTACGCGAAGGCGCAGGGTCTATGGGCGGACGATCTTGCCGAAGCCGAATATGACCGGACACTCTCGTTCGATCTATCGGGCGTGGGCCGCGCGCTCGCAGGGCCGTCCAACCCGCACGACCGTGTGCCGCTGTCAGCGCTCGTCGGCCGGCGTATCGCTCGACCGGTTACGCAAAGCGCCACGGAGAAGGAAGAGTCGTCCGAAGTCAGACTCGATGACGGCGCCATCGTCATCGCGGCGATTACGAGCTGCACAAACACTTCGAACCCGCGCAACATGATCGCAGCGGGCCTGGTCGCCCGTAAGGCGGTCGCACTCGGGCTGCAACGCAAACCGTGGGTGAAGACATCGCTCGCCCCCGGATCGAAACCGGTGGAAAGCTACCTGCGAGAGGCAGGGCTGATGGCGCCGCTCGAAGCGCTTGGTTTCGGCATCATCGGCTTCGGCTGCACGTCTTGCAACGGTATGTCGGGACCGCTGCCAAAGGAGATCGAAGCGGACATCGTGAACCGGGATGTTCATGCCGTCGCCGTCCTTTCAGGAAACCGCAATTTCAACGGCCGCATTCATCCGCGCGTGAAGGAAGCGTTTCTCGCGTCACCGCCGCTGGTGGTCACCTATGCGATTGCGGGCACGATCAATCTCGACATCGAGAACGGTGTGGTCGCCACGGACAAGGACGGCAACCCCGTGTACCTAAAGGACTTGTGGCCGACGGATGAAGATATCGACGCGCTACTCAAGGCGAGCGTCCATGGCGACCAGTATCTGCGCATTTACACGGAGATGTTCCGCAAAGCTGGACACCTGGAAGGTGCCGAGGCAGTGCCGGCACGCTTCCCGTGGCGCGAGGACAGCAACTACATTCGACGTCCGCCCTATTGGCAGGCGAGCCTCACGCAGCCTGCGCGATTCCAGCAGATGCGCGCCATCGGCGTGTTCGGCGACAACGTCACGACCGATGACCTGTCGCCGTCGGGCGCAATTCTTCCAGAAAGCGCGGCAGGCGAGTATCTGATCGCGAAGGGCGTGAATGCGGCAGAGTTCAACTCGTACGGCACGCGGCGAGGCGATCATAAGGTGGCCATTCGAGCGACATTCGCGAACAACCGTTTGCACAATGAAATGGCTGGCGGCAAGGAAGGCTCTCTCACCCGGATGGAGCCGGAGGGCACCACGATGCGCCTCTTCGATGCGGCCGAACGCTATATGGAGCGTGGGCAGGAACTCATCGTCGTGGCGGGGAAGAACTACGGGGCGGGTTCGTCGCGGGATTGGGCCGCGAAGGGGGTTCGTCTCATCGGAGTGCGCGCCGTTGTCTGCGAAAACTTCGAGCGCATTCACCGCTCGAACCTGGTCGGCATGGGTGTGCTACCGCTCGAATTCACTGAGGGCGTGACGCGACGCACGCTGGCGCTCGATGGATCGGAAACGTATTCGATCGAAGGTATCGATGGCGCGATCGAACCGGGCGGCCTTCTGACGCTGCGTATCGGCCGCCGCAACGGCGAAACGCTCAGCATACCGGTCAGGTGCAGGATCGACACGCTTGAAGAGGCGCAGATTTTCGAGGCCGGCGGTCTGCTGCCACGCATCGCGGGCGAGTATATCGCCGCGGCCTGA
- a CDS encoding lactonase family protein translates to MKPIHAYVGCRTTRERDARGRGISVYTVDPVNQRWELTGICPAPENPSYLALNARQDVLYAVHGDGSELSSYHVDHSSGRLSLLNRQSCEGRNPVHLAFSRDGSSLIVANYATGTVARIPVGTEGDLAPVSSLVSLSGAPGPHRTEQAGSHPHQVSRYATTRYNTDWHIVPDKGLDTVFAIQWLETGEPRIVGHRCRSGAGPRHAAFHPMLPLVYVANELDSTVTAWGFDVFTGALEPLHTVSVIPCNAHGDTSVAGIAIDSAGRTLYVSNRGHDSVATLPLDGTSGMPGQPRWTDTQGNFPRFISLDPSGSYLYVANERSDSIIQYALDRTSGMPSPTGHAVHTGSPVCIVFKTIQE, encoded by the coding sequence ATGAAACCGATCCATGCATACGTCGGCTGTCGCACGACGCGCGAAAGAGATGCGCGCGGCCGCGGCATCAGCGTCTATACAGTCGACCCGGTGAATCAGCGCTGGGAACTGACAGGTATCTGTCCGGCGCCCGAAAACCCATCTTATCTCGCATTGAACGCAAGACAGGATGTCCTCTATGCGGTTCATGGGGACGGCAGCGAGCTTAGCAGCTATCACGTCGATCATTCGAGCGGACGTTTGAGCCTTTTGAACCGGCAATCATGCGAAGGCAGAAATCCCGTACACCTTGCGTTCTCGCGCGACGGCTCCTCGCTCATCGTCGCCAATTACGCAACCGGGACGGTGGCGCGGATCCCAGTCGGTACGGAAGGCGATTTGGCACCGGTGTCCTCGCTCGTTTCGCTGTCGGGCGCGCCGGGCCCGCACCGGACCGAGCAAGCCGGGTCTCACCCGCATCAGGTTTCCCGCTACGCCACGACGCGATACAACACCGACTGGCACATCGTCCCGGACAAGGGACTCGACACGGTGTTTGCGATCCAGTGGCTCGAGACCGGCGAACCTCGCATTGTGGGACACCGATGCAGGTCCGGCGCCGGTCCCCGCCATGCAGCATTTCATCCGATGTTGCCGCTTGTCTACGTGGCAAACGAACTGGATTCGACCGTTACGGCATGGGGTTTTGATGTCTTTACCGGCGCGCTGGAACCGCTGCATACCGTTTCGGTGATCCCCTGCAACGCCCACGGCGACACGAGCGTCGCCGGCATTGCGATCGATTCCGCGGGACGTACGCTCTACGTTTCCAACCGCGGTCATGACTCGGTCGCCACGTTGCCGCTCGACGGCACAAGTGGCATGCCGGGTCAGCCGCGATGGACCGATACCCAGGGCAATTTTCCGCGGTTCATCAGTCTCGACCCTTCGGGTAGTTATCTGTACGTCGCCAACGAGCGATCCGACAGCATCATTCAGTACGCGCTCGACAGGACAAGCGGCATGCCCTCGCCAACGGGACACGCGGTGCACACCGGCAGTCCCGTATGCATCGTATTCAAAACCATTCAGGAGTGA
- the prpF gene encoding 2-methylaconitate cis-trans isomerase PrpF, whose protein sequence is MAQTRIPAIYMRGGTSKGVFFRADSLPLDPAERDRILLRVIGSPDPYEKQTDGMGGATSSTSKVVLVGPSSRPDCDVDYLFGAVSIDKPVIDWSGNCGNLTSAVGPFAIAQGFVNAPADGSATVRIWQANISARIIAHVPMKNGQVEEEGDFELDGVTFPAAEIRIEFLDPGGSEEGDKLSGGMFPTGNVVDAIDVPGYGTYRLTLINAGNPAIFINAEGLGLKGNEMQRDINDDAALLARCEAIRAHAAVKMGLAATPQEVTELRPHTPKLAFVALPRAYTASSGKRVEPAMVDINARILSMGKLHHAMTGTGAVAIAVAAAIPGTVVNALMAATRAEQVRFGHPSGVMAVGAEAEQCNGTWVVSKAIMSRSARHLMEGHVLVPPPPAHN, encoded by the coding sequence GTGGCTCAAACCAGAATTCCAGCCATCTATATGCGCGGTGGCACCAGCAAGGGGGTGTTCTTTCGGGCCGATAGTTTGCCGTTGGATCCAGCAGAGCGAGACCGGATTCTACTGCGCGTCATCGGCAGTCCCGATCCCTATGAGAAGCAGACGGATGGCATGGGCGGCGCGACTTCCAGTACGAGCAAGGTCGTGCTCGTGGGGCCTTCCTCTCGCCCGGACTGCGATGTCGATTATCTGTTCGGTGCGGTCTCAATCGACAAGCCGGTGATCGACTGGTCCGGCAACTGCGGGAATCTGACCTCGGCCGTGGGTCCATTCGCCATTGCACAGGGTTTCGTCAACGCACCTGCGGATGGCAGCGCGACCGTGCGCATCTGGCAGGCGAACATCAGCGCAAGAATCATCGCGCACGTGCCCATGAAAAATGGCCAGGTCGAGGAGGAGGGTGACTTCGAGCTCGACGGTGTAACGTTCCCGGCCGCCGAAATCCGCATCGAATTCCTTGATCCCGGTGGCAGCGAGGAGGGCGACAAACTCTCGGGCGGCATGTTTCCGACCGGGAATGTCGTCGACGCCATCGACGTTCCAGGCTACGGGACTTACCGGCTCACGCTGATCAATGCGGGCAATCCCGCAATCTTCATCAACGCTGAGGGTCTTGGATTGAAGGGCAACGAGATGCAACGCGACATCAACGACGATGCCGCACTACTCGCGCGATGCGAAGCCATCCGTGCACATGCTGCCGTGAAAATGGGGCTGGCGGCGACTCCGCAGGAGGTGACCGAGTTGCGCCCACATACGCCGAAGCTGGCCTTCGTCGCATTGCCACGTGCCTACACCGCGTCCAGCGGCAAGCGGGTCGAACCAGCAATGGTGGATATCAACGCACGAATCTTGTCGATGGGGAAGCTGCATCACGCCATGACCGGCACTGGCGCGGTGGCCATTGCCGTTGCGGCAGCGATACCCGGCACGGTCGTGAACGCACTTATGGCGGCGACCCGGGCGGAACAGGTACGGTTCGGCCATCCGTCGGGCGTGATGGCGGTAGGTGCAGAAGCGGAACAATGCAACGGCACGTGGGTGGTCAGCAAGGCAATCATGAGCCGGAGCGCCCGCCACCTGATGGAAGGCCATGTGCTGGTGCCGCCCCCGCCGGCCCACAACTAA
- a CDS encoding ABC transporter substrate-binding protein translates to MTSPLRRLAMLAAVSSVFCACVAHADEKITIIVGGINKLIYLPPKLAESLGYFKDEGLDVELQSQQSGVDAENELLAGAAQAVVGYYDHSIDLQAKGKDVESIVLFGLVPGSMEMVRADAASQIRNMGDIKGKTLGVTGLGSSSTFLGQYLASRYGLKTSDYSMLPVGAGNSLIAAFRQKRVDVAWTTEPTTSLLRTSGDAKVLVDLNSVEGTRAALGGLYPASSLYVQRTWAQSHKTEAGKLAKAFVRTLRFIQTHPAEEIAAKMPADYYGGNKALYVQALKASLRMYSPDGKMPPGGPETVLKVMGEFNPNIKGKHIYLSNTYTNEFVDQVK, encoded by the coding sequence ATGACTTCCCCGCTTCGCCGTCTTGCGATGCTCGCTGCAGTGTCGAGCGTTTTCTGCGCATGTGTCGCCCATGCGGACGAAAAGATCACGATCATCGTCGGTGGTATCAACAAGCTGATCTATCTGCCGCCGAAGCTTGCGGAAAGCCTGGGCTATTTCAAGGATGAGGGTCTGGATGTCGAACTGCAGTCCCAGCAGTCCGGTGTCGACGCTGAAAACGAACTGCTCGCAGGGGCCGCTCAGGCAGTCGTCGGCTACTATGATCATTCGATCGATCTGCAGGCGAAGGGCAAGGACGTAGAAAGCATCGTTCTTTTCGGCCTTGTGCCCGGCAGCATGGAAATGGTTCGCGCCGACGCTGCGAGTCAGATCCGGAACATGGGCGATATCAAGGGGAAAACGCTCGGGGTCACGGGGCTGGGTTCCTCATCCACATTCCTTGGGCAATACCTCGCTTCGCGATATGGACTGAAGACGAGCGATTACTCGATGCTGCCGGTCGGCGCTGGAAACAGCCTGATAGCCGCGTTTCGCCAGAAGCGCGTCGATGTGGCGTGGACGACAGAACCCACGACATCATTGTTGCGTACAAGTGGAGATGCGAAGGTTCTCGTTGACCTGAACAGCGTCGAAGGAACCCGGGCCGCGCTAGGCGGCCTGTATCCGGCGTCAAGTCTTTATGTGCAGCGTACCTGGGCGCAGTCACACAAAACAGAAGCCGGCAAACTCGCCAAGGCCTTTGTCAGGACATTGCGATTCATTCAGACGCACCCGGCAGAAGAAATCGCAGCGAAGATGCCGGCGGATTACTACGGCGGAAACAAGGCCCTTTACGTGCAGGCGTTGAAGGCTTCTCTGCGTATGTACTCGCCGGATGGCAAGATGCCGCCGGGAGGGCCGGAAACGGTCCTGAAAGTTATGGGCGAATTCAACCCCAATATCAAGGGAAAGCATATCTACCTGTCGAACACCTACACGAACGAGTTCGTTGATCAGGTCAAATAG
- a CDS encoding ABC transporter substrate-binding protein: MELNDAIVSALVPTGTLRVTINLGNPILANTDQATGKPFGVSVDLATELAERLRVPVEFLVVNAAAKAVDAVTNGRADLGFFAIDPVRGAGIAFTSPYVLIEGCYLVRQESPITDNSQVDESHNRVAVGGGSAYDLFLSRELTRADIVRVATSPAVVDTFVEQGLEVAAGVKQQLLSDARRHTGLRLLEDPFMVIQQAMGVAKVRGDAATQLLEAFVDELKTSGHISGLLARHYVHGATVAPPAK; encoded by the coding sequence ATGGAACTGAATGATGCAATCGTCTCGGCACTTGTGCCCACTGGTACGCTGCGTGTAACGATCAATCTGGGTAATCCCATTCTCGCGAACACGGATCAAGCCACGGGAAAACCATTCGGAGTATCAGTCGATCTCGCGACTGAACTGGCTGAGCGCCTGAGGGTGCCTGTTGAGTTTCTTGTAGTCAATGCGGCGGCTAAAGCCGTCGATGCAGTGACAAATGGCCGTGCAGACCTCGGCTTCTTCGCGATCGATCCTGTCCGTGGCGCAGGTATCGCCTTCACTTCGCCGTATGTATTGATCGAAGGTTGTTATCTGGTCAGGCAGGAGTCACCGATTACCGACAACAGCCAGGTAGACGAATCGCACAATCGCGTGGCGGTCGGCGGCGGCAGCGCGTACGACCTTTTTTTGAGCCGGGAGCTTACGCGAGCGGACATCGTTCGTGTCGCGACGTCGCCGGCCGTGGTCGATACGTTTGTCGAGCAGGGCCTCGAGGTTGCTGCCGGGGTGAAACAGCAACTGCTCTCTGATGCCAGGCGACACACAGGGCTGCGCCTTCTAGAAGACCCGTTTATGGTGATTCAACAGGCTATGGGTGTCGCGAAAGTGCGGGGTGATGCCGCGACGCAACTGCTGGAAGCGTTCGTCGACGAACTGAAAACATCAGGTCACATTTCCGGTCTATTGGCGCGGCACTACGTACACGGTGCTACGGTGGCGCCCCCTGCAAAGTGA
- a CDS encoding intradiol ring-cleavage dioxygenase, with protein sequence MRARSVSQGRRDFLRGSGAVPFTLLLLALGKTDEGRADAISPTPACDDGHGPTPRQTAGPFFLPHSPQRASLLEPGINGAKIVLTGQVLSTRCRAVSGALLDFWHANDAGEYDVEGFRLRGHQFADSEGHYRLETIVPGLYPGRTRHFHVTVQAPNGPTLTTQLYFPGEQRNARDFLFDRRLLMTMDDHGGRKAARFDFVLAFA encoded by the coding sequence ATGCGCGCACGAAGTGTGAGCCAGGGGCGGCGCGATTTTCTTCGCGGGTCGGGTGCGGTGCCATTCACGTTGCTGCTGTTGGCGCTCGGAAAAACCGACGAAGGCCGGGCCGACGCAATTTCGCCGACGCCCGCCTGCGACGACGGTCACGGACCGACGCCGCGGCAGACGGCAGGCCCGTTCTTCCTGCCGCACTCGCCGCAACGCGCGTCGCTGCTCGAACCGGGGATCAATGGAGCGAAGATCGTCCTGACCGGGCAGGTGCTGTCGACGCGATGCAGGGCGGTGTCCGGGGCTTTGCTCGATTTCTGGCACGCTAATGACGCCGGAGAATACGACGTCGAGGGATTCCGGCTGCGCGGTCATCAATTCGCCGACAGCGAGGGACACTATCGCCTCGAGACCATCGTGCCGGGTCTATATCCGGGACGCACGCGACACTTCCATGTGACGGTGCAAGCGCCGAACGGGCCCACCCTCACGACCCAACTTTACTTTCCGGGCGAGCAGCGCAACGCTCGCGATTTCCTGTTTGATCGCCGACTGCTGATGACGATGGACGACCACGGCGGGCGCAAGGCAGCCCGGTTCGATTTCGTGCTCGCGTTTGCGTAG
- a CDS encoding transcriptional regulator has product MRLIEPDEHKDFLATLQRNGLAEGDFDLRETDTTDPKSDENCGMQGYVCITRLSTHVTKEYPLCDESDWLQHFTRDLDAGVFG; this is encoded by the coding sequence ATGCGCCTGATCGAACCAGATGAACACAAAGATTTTCTCGCGACGCTGCAGCGCAACGGTTTGGCAGAAGGAGATTTCGATCTTCGGGAAACCGACACGACAGACCCCAAGAGTGACGAGAACTGCGGTATGCAGGGCTATGTCTGCATAACGAGGCTATCGACGCACGTTACGAAGGAATACCCGTTATGCGACGAAAGCGATTGGCTACAGCATTTCACGAGAGATCTCGACGCGGGCGTCTTCGGCTGA